The following proteins come from a genomic window of Geomonas sp. RF6:
- a CDS encoding sugar transferase — translation MLQEQYALLKKFIFGVDALLVAVSFAVAYMVRDYMVVGFLHPLPPLEQNLQLMIVVLPMWIMLLRAFGAYDSMREKGFGHIFWGVFEASLVATLACATAAYLLNMGILSRPFLLIFFGLASTTVMMEKLVIFLIMRKVWKTGVNQRVMLVVGSGPRALKFANVIESHPEWGVRILGFIDEPEMQGKAVGKGQVIGTFDDMAQILDENVVDEVVFIMPRQFFDRLDKYIGVCEKVGVKATIAVDFFDTAIAKPGIREIEGIPLLTFDSTPKDFVFLTLKRTLDIAFCTLGMIAISPIFLFIALAIKLTSKGPIFFSQVRVGLRGRPFRILKFRTMVVDAEARLAELRKQNELEGPAFKMKNDPRITAIGRFLRKTSLDELPQVLNVIAGDMSLVGPRPPLPAEVQRYERWQRRRLSMRPGMTCIHEVVARNNKDFNFWMKLDLEYIDNWCVALDLKIIARTFLTVVRGTGC, via the coding sequence ATGCTTCAGGAGCAGTACGCACTGCTAAAAAAATTCATCTTCGGCGTGGACGCGCTGCTGGTGGCGGTATCGTTTGCCGTCGCCTACATGGTCAGGGACTACATGGTAGTAGGCTTCCTGCATCCCCTCCCCCCCCTCGAGCAAAACCTGCAGCTCATGATCGTGGTGCTGCCGATGTGGATCATGCTGCTGCGCGCCTTCGGCGCCTACGACTCCATGCGGGAGAAGGGGTTCGGCCACATCTTCTGGGGGGTCTTCGAGGCTTCCCTCGTCGCTACCCTCGCCTGCGCCACCGCGGCCTACCTCCTCAACATGGGGATACTCTCCCGCCCGTTCCTCCTCATCTTCTTCGGGCTCGCCTCTACTACGGTGATGATGGAGAAGCTGGTGATCTTTCTCATCATGCGGAAGGTGTGGAAGACCGGCGTGAACCAGAGGGTCATGCTGGTGGTCGGCTCCGGCCCCCGCGCGCTGAAGTTCGCCAACGTCATCGAGTCCCACCCCGAGTGGGGGGTGCGCATCCTCGGCTTCATCGACGAGCCGGAGATGCAGGGGAAAGCGGTCGGCAAGGGGCAGGTCATCGGCACCTTCGACGACATGGCGCAGATCCTCGACGAGAACGTGGTCGACGAGGTCGTCTTCATCATGCCGCGGCAGTTTTTCGACCGGCTCGACAAGTACATAGGCGTATGCGAGAAGGTCGGGGTGAAGGCGACGATCGCCGTCGACTTCTTCGACACCGCCATCGCGAAGCCCGGGATCAGGGAGATCGAAGGGATTCCCCTTCTTACCTTCGACTCCACGCCGAAGGACTTCGTCTTCCTCACCCTGAAAAGGACGCTCGACATCGCCTTCTGCACGCTGGGAATGATCGCCATCTCGCCGATCTTTCTCTTCATCGCGCTCGCCATCAAGCTGACCTCGAAGGGGCCGATCTTCTTCAGCCAGGTCCGCGTCGGCCTGCGCGGCAGGCCCTTCAGGATCCTCAAGTTCCGCACCATGGTGGTGGACGCCGAGGCGCGCCTCGCGGAACTGCGCAAGCAGAACGAGCTGGAGGGGCCCGCCTTCAAGATGAAGAACGACCCGCGCATCACCGCCATCGGCAGGTTCCTGAGAAAGACGAGCCTCGACGAGCTCCCCCAGGTGCTGAACGTGATAGCGGGGGACATGTCGCTGGTGGGGCCCCGCCCGCCGCTGCCGGCGGAGGTGCAGAGATACGAGCGCTGGCAGAGGAGGCGCCTCAGCATGCGCCCCGGCATGACCTGCATCCACGAGGTCGTGGCGCGCAACAACAAGGACTTCAACTTCTGGATGAAACTGGATCTCGAGTACATCGACAACTGGTGTGTGGCTCTTGACCTGAAGATCATCGCCCGCACCTTCTTGACCGTGGTGCGAGGCACAGGATGCTAA
- a CDS encoding glycosyltransferase encodes MIFVTVGTQLPFDRLIRTVDDWAGAHPEVEVFAQVGPSEMRAAHIETVPFVAPDEADRRFRQADLIVSHAGMGSIITALKYKKPILILPRVAAQGEHRNDHQMATAKWLGVRRGITVAWTEQEVSRYLEGELQLSQTGEISDSADPQFINNLRSAIMGEVEPRLAPKKLAFGWLRH; translated from the coding sequence ATGATTTTCGTAACGGTAGGTACCCAACTTCCTTTCGACAGGCTGATCAGGACGGTTGACGACTGGGCAGGTGCCCACCCCGAGGTGGAGGTCTTCGCCCAGGTCGGCCCGAGCGAGATGCGCGCAGCGCACATAGAGACGGTTCCCTTCGTGGCGCCGGACGAGGCTGACCGCCGCTTCAGGCAGGCGGACCTCATCGTATCCCACGCCGGGATGGGCTCCATCATCACCGCGCTGAAGTACAAGAAGCCGATTCTCATCCTGCCGCGCGTCGCCGCGCAGGGGGAACACCGCAACGACCACCAGATGGCGACGGCAAAGTGGCTCGGCGTGCGCCGCGGGATCACGGTGGCCTGGACCGAGCAGGAGGTCTCCAGGTATCTGGAAGGGGAGCTGCAGCTTTCCCAGACCGGAGAGATCAGCGACAGCGCCGACCCGCAGTTCATCAACAACCTGAGAAGCGCGATCATGGGTGAGGTCGAGCCGAGGCTCGCGCCGAAGAAGCTCGCCTTCGGGTGGCTGCGGCACTAG
- a CDS encoding glycosyltransferase, which produces MKQIHVAWTTFQRRQVSMAPHCDFELLFLPIKRRTGLFSKGMQYVRNGWQTLQVLREKRADVVWIQLPQVPLLWVALAYRILVNRKATIIADCHNKMFRRPWSAFPLGVSQLKRCDVVLVHNDDVMDQALALGVPREKLSVVEDPPASFEKVEARPLFPEIPRPWLVFPASFNEDEPLVELMQGAAQLPEMSFLITGNTRNCRDESLIRNAPKNVHFVGFLPTCDFDSLIMGCDAVIALTKFDGIQLSVCGEAVGAGKPMVVSDTSTLRRLFPAGSVFVKDTAEGIASGAKEVMGRLEELKGAVLAQRDEITGRWRSTRGDALMETVTRTVEAKKMQKGKRKVLAVASGGGHWVQLMRLRPAFEGMSLEFIGTNAAYAKEVGKPIHTVRDANMWDKISLAIMFLQVALKVLRVRPDVIVTTGAAPGFAALLFGKLIGARTIWIDSIANSETMSSSGKHARRVADLWLTQWEHLATPQGPHYIGSVL; this is translated from the coding sequence ATGAAACAGATTCACGTAGCCTGGACGACATTTCAGCGCAGGCAGGTCTCCATGGCCCCGCACTGCGATTTCGAGCTCCTCTTCCTCCCGATAAAGCGCCGCACCGGCCTCTTCTCCAAAGGGATGCAGTACGTAAGAAACGGGTGGCAGACGCTGCAGGTGCTGCGCGAAAAGCGGGCGGACGTGGTGTGGATCCAGCTCCCGCAGGTCCCGCTCCTGTGGGTGGCGCTCGCCTACCGGATCCTGGTGAACCGCAAGGCGACTATCATCGCCGACTGCCACAACAAGATGTTCCGGCGCCCCTGGAGCGCCTTTCCGCTGGGGGTCTCGCAGCTGAAGCGCTGCGACGTGGTGCTGGTGCACAACGACGACGTCATGGACCAGGCGCTTGCCCTCGGGGTGCCGAGAGAGAAGCTCTCCGTGGTGGAGGATCCGCCGGCGTCCTTTGAGAAAGTCGAGGCGCGCCCCCTCTTCCCGGAGATCCCGCGCCCCTGGCTCGTCTTCCCGGCATCGTTCAACGAGGACGAGCCGCTGGTGGAACTGATGCAGGGAGCGGCGCAGCTGCCGGAGATGTCATTCCTCATCACCGGCAATACCCGCAACTGTCGCGACGAGTCGCTCATCAGGAACGCGCCGAAGAACGTCCACTTCGTAGGCTTTCTCCCTACCTGCGACTTCGACAGCCTGATCATGGGGTGCGACGCGGTCATCGCCCTCACGAAGTTCGACGGCATTCAGCTCAGCGTCTGCGGCGAGGCAGTCGGTGCGGGTAAACCGATGGTCGTCTCCGACACGAGCACCCTGCGCCGCCTCTTCCCGGCTGGGAGCGTCTTTGTAAAGGACACCGCCGAGGGGATCGCCTCCGGCGCGAAGGAAGTCATGGGGCGCCTTGAGGAGCTGAAGGGAGCCGTGCTGGCACAGCGGGACGAGATCACCGGCAGGTGGCGCTCTACCCGCGGCGACGCTCTCATGGAAACGGTTACCCGCACGGTGGAAGCGAAAAAGATGCAGAAAGGGAAGCGGAAGGTCCTCGCGGTCGCCTCCGGCGGCGGGCACTGGGTCCAGCTCATGCGCCTGCGCCCCGCTTTTGAGGGGATGTCCCTGGAGTTCATCGGCACCAACGCCGCCTACGCCAAGGAGGTCGGCAAGCCGATCCACACGGTGCGTGACGCCAACATGTGGGACAAGATCTCTCTCGCCATCATGTTTCTGCAGGTGGCGCTGAAGGTACTGAGGGTGCGCCCGGACGTCATCGTCACCACCGGTGCTGCCCCCGGCTTCGCGGCACTTCTCTTCGGCAAGCTCATTGGCGCAAGGACGATCTGGATCGACAGCATAGCGAACTCCGAGACGATGTCCTCCTCCGGGAAACACGCACGCAGGGTCGCGGACCTGTGGCTCACCCAGTGGGAGCACCTGGCAACCCCGCAGGGACCGCACTACATAGGGAGCGTTTTATGA
- a CDS encoding O-antigen ligase family protein, whose protein sequence is MATGMRKILTVVAAPARKAAAMMKKAATPLRKAVSPLRKVAAPFARALAPLAKHLAPLSKGPAFLRKGVVALREKARAAKLTIATCGLALFLGLFISLMGINSYAVMVALVVGLAAMVVACFILYAGVHGREWAISLSFILITFTIDATFRRRGDMADSGMDAQTLLKLVLWGGGFLIGALNFSHIKNALAESVPLRWLLAFATWSFFSTVYSITPTYTFGGGFGYLALLCFVAVVVQKLGMAKLRMGAIYACGLLTTSALALYAVMPSIAVAQLENGSTPRLCGLTGSPNNLGRTAAIALFFIFFAVRDKQVKFWRPDIAIIALSAVVSLLMSWSRTSLAGVIAAIAIVFLRRRILLMLWGAIGVLTTFFAMILANVDWDRLISVFSRHGSLSELTTLTGRTAIWHFVWNAIEKKPLLGYGYGSTKLLISSGFWTVFGWTTTSAHNMFLQALVTTGAVGALCIVMVILLQLRDFVKRPNDMADAAFIFVLITGFSEAGAVGVAPNLLTIFWLMSLVVPRGERVAEQVPEQVQPLRGESWALPARPTGSWT, encoded by the coding sequence ATGGCAACGGGAATGAGGAAGATCCTGACTGTCGTGGCCGCTCCTGCGCGGAAGGCGGCAGCAATGATGAAGAAAGCGGCAACCCCGCTGCGCAAGGCGGTCTCTCCCCTGCGGAAAGTGGCGGCTCCCTTTGCGAGAGCGCTCGCTCCCCTGGCGAAGCACCTCGCTCCGCTGTCGAAGGGGCCCGCATTCCTGCGGAAAGGGGTGGTCGCTCTCAGGGAGAAGGCGCGCGCCGCGAAGCTCACCATCGCGACCTGCGGCCTCGCCCTCTTCCTCGGCCTCTTCATCAGCCTCATGGGGATAAACAGCTATGCGGTCATGGTGGCGCTCGTGGTCGGACTCGCCGCCATGGTGGTGGCCTGCTTCATCCTGTACGCAGGGGTGCACGGGCGCGAGTGGGCCATCAGCCTGAGCTTCATCCTCATCACCTTTACCATCGACGCCACCTTCCGGCGCCGCGGGGACATGGCGGACAGCGGGATGGACGCGCAGACGCTCCTGAAGCTCGTCCTGTGGGGGGGAGGCTTCCTGATCGGCGCGCTGAACTTCTCCCACATCAAGAACGCCCTCGCCGAATCGGTTCCCCTCAGGTGGCTCCTCGCCTTTGCCACCTGGAGCTTCTTCTCCACGGTGTACTCCATCACCCCCACCTACACCTTCGGCGGCGGCTTCGGCTACCTCGCGCTCCTCTGCTTCGTGGCGGTGGTGGTGCAAAAGCTCGGGATGGCGAAGCTCCGGATGGGGGCGATCTACGCCTGCGGGCTCCTCACCACGAGCGCCCTCGCCCTCTATGCAGTCATGCCGAGCATCGCGGTGGCACAGCTGGAGAACGGCTCCACGCCGCGCCTGTGCGGGCTCACCGGCTCCCCGAACAACCTCGGTCGCACCGCCGCCATCGCACTTTTCTTCATCTTCTTCGCGGTGCGCGACAAGCAGGTGAAGTTCTGGCGTCCGGACATCGCCATCATCGCTCTCAGCGCGGTCGTCTCCCTTCTCATGTCGTGGAGCCGGACCTCGCTTGCCGGGGTGATCGCCGCCATCGCCATCGTCTTTTTGCGCAGGCGCATCCTCCTCATGCTGTGGGGGGCTATCGGCGTGCTGACGACCTTCTTCGCCATGATCCTCGCCAACGTGGACTGGGACCGGCTGATCAGCGTCTTTTCCCGGCACGGCTCGCTCAGCGAGCTCACCACCCTCACCGGGCGGACGGCGATCTGGCACTTCGTCTGGAACGCCATCGAGAAGAAGCCGCTCCTCGGCTACGGCTACGGCTCCACGAAGCTCCTCATCTCCAGCGGCTTCTGGACCGTCTTCGGCTGGACCACGACCTCGGCGCACAACATGTTCCTGCAGGCGCTGGTGACCACCGGCGCGGTGGGGGCGCTGTGCATCGTCATGGTGATCCTGCTGCAGCTGCGCGACTTCGTGAAGAGGCCGAACGACATGGCCGATGCCGCCTTCATCTTCGTCCTCATCACCGGCTTCTCCGAGGCGGGAGCCGTAGGGGTGGCACCGAATCTCCTCACCATCTTCTGGCTCATGTCGCTGGTGGTGCCGCGCGGCGAGCGGGTAGCGGAGCAGGTACCGGAGCAGGTTCAGCCGCTCCGGGGGGAGAGCTGGGCCCTTCCGGCACGGCCGACGGGGTCGTGGACCTGA
- a CDS encoding lipopolysaccharide biosynthesis protein, whose amino-acid sequence MRKWSLIEQGFLSIANFGMAVFLARELSKGEWGSFSLGFALMLFAQGFQRALVSIPVATMAHSAEILSASLPFWRRTQTKITAAATAGLGLAALAWRPFGTDSGMPLALLIAAILVPGFFSLEFWRRVLIQTREIKAAAMVSSFLLFSVALLIGTVALRHGGALFAACGMSACTLAAGALLRRRAMKVLPATAETISFAGELYRFGRWATLSHVAFSGYNTAIQMVLTMVCGSAAMGSFAAVRNLTQPINTLIGAVDNLDKPRAARAFAGGSFPDLFSSLWRTMATLTMLGGGYLILCAAGGGHLVNALYHGRYGYAWNEIWLWCLIASAMMAAQPMESGLYVAQRTDALFVNRVISAVIGLGTAVITIPRFGVVGALMGLATGWIATAFLAFLQLQLFARKAGATQPATALEAVQG is encoded by the coding sequence ATGCGTAAATGGTCCCTGATCGAACAGGGCTTTCTCTCCATAGCAAATTTCGGAATGGCGGTCTTCCTGGCAAGGGAACTGTCGAAGGGTGAGTGGGGCTCCTTCAGCCTCGGCTTCGCCCTCATGCTCTTCGCCCAGGGGTTCCAACGGGCACTCGTCTCCATTCCGGTCGCCACCATGGCCCACAGCGCCGAGATCCTCTCGGCGAGCCTCCCCTTCTGGCGCCGTACCCAGACGAAGATCACAGCGGCGGCAACAGCAGGGCTCGGCCTGGCAGCCCTGGCATGGCGCCCCTTCGGGACCGACAGCGGGATGCCTCTGGCGCTCCTCATCGCCGCGATCCTCGTCCCCGGCTTCTTCTCGCTGGAGTTCTGGCGTCGCGTCCTGATCCAGACCCGCGAGATCAAGGCGGCCGCCATGGTCTCCTCCTTTCTCCTTTTCTCCGTGGCGCTTCTGATCGGAACCGTCGCGCTGCGCCACGGCGGCGCCCTCTTCGCCGCGTGCGGCATGTCGGCGTGCACGCTCGCGGCAGGGGCGCTCCTGCGCCGACGCGCCATGAAGGTCCTTCCGGCCACCGCTGAGACGATCAGCTTCGCTGGCGAGCTGTACCGCTTCGGCCGCTGGGCCACCCTCAGCCACGTCGCCTTTTCCGGGTACAACACCGCGATCCAGATGGTGCTGACCATGGTCTGCGGCTCCGCCGCCATGGGGAGCTTCGCGGCGGTGCGAAACCTCACCCAGCCGATTAACACCCTCATCGGCGCGGTGGACAACCTGGACAAGCCGCGCGCGGCCCGCGCCTTTGCCGGCGGCAGCTTCCCCGACCTCTTCTCGTCGCTGTGGCGCACCATGGCCACCCTCACTATGCTCGGCGGCGGCTACCTCATCCTCTGCGCAGCGGGGGGCGGCCACCTGGTGAATGCCCTGTACCACGGCCGCTACGGCTACGCCTGGAACGAGATCTGGCTCTGGTGCCTCATCGCCTCCGCCATGATGGCGGCTCAGCCGATGGAATCGGGGCTCTACGTGGCGCAGCGCACTGACGCCCTCTTCGTGAACCGTGTCATCTCCGCGGTCATCGGCCTCGGGACCGCCGTCATCACCATCCCCCGCTTCGGCGTCGTCGGCGCCCTCATGGGGCTTGCCACCGGCTGGATCGCCACCGCGTTCCTGGCATTCCTGCAACTGCAGCTCTTCGCCCGCAAGGCCGGGGCGACGCAGCCCGCAACCGCGCTGGAGGCGGTCCAGGGATGA
- a CDS encoding exosortase C-terminal domain/associated protein EpsI encodes MTVKSKAKHLVLIALLLVAGLAAAAPKEERHAEKRGPTLTAFPAQVGEWKMVTEDTSANSKEAKFLNEVLFRTYQRSDGKKVLLVVAYGADQRKKFNLHMPETCYKASGYQVMSQSKTTMHSPELKLKQLVVSADPVDTQPVQYWIMLDGKQVGSELEKRAKHLYYSVIGAQADGVLVRVSSFATAKTPDPDYQVQQEFIGSLYRSLDPQLKKLLFGAA; translated from the coding sequence ATGACCGTAAAAAGTAAGGCAAAACACCTGGTTCTGATCGCCCTTCTCCTGGTGGCGGGGCTCGCGGCCGCGGCGCCGAAGGAAGAGCGCCACGCGGAGAAGCGGGGGCCGACCCTGACGGCGTTTCCGGCGCAGGTCGGGGAGTGGAAGATGGTCACCGAGGACACCTCGGCAAACTCGAAGGAGGCGAAGTTCCTGAACGAGGTCCTCTTCAGGACGTACCAGCGTAGCGACGGAAAAAAGGTGCTGCTGGTGGTGGCCTACGGCGCGGACCAGCGCAAGAAGTTCAACCTGCACATGCCGGAGACCTGCTACAAGGCGTCCGGTTACCAGGTCATGTCGCAGTCGAAGACGACGATGCACTCCCCGGAGCTGAAGCTGAAGCAGCTGGTGGTGAGCGCAGACCCGGTCGACACCCAGCCGGTCCAGTACTGGATCATGCTGGACGGGAAGCAGGTGGGGAGCGAGCTGGAAAAGAGGGCAAAGCACCTCTACTACAGCGTTATCGGTGCCCAGGCGGACGGGGTGCTGGTGAGGGTTTCCTCCTTCGCCACCGCTAAGACGCCGGACCCGGACTACCAGGTGCAGCAGGAGTTCATAGGCTCCCTGTACCGCTCTCTCGACCCGCAGCTCAAAAAGCTCCTCTTCGGAGCGGCGTAG
- the xrt gene encoding exosortase gives MQLKQSEAVQKGLATIGQLREIPLLTGVTYAAIIALFIPTFYKLFSFGWDNADYSHGPLILGAFFWLLWQRRDALKFRGSDEMNIFSFFTLLVGLACYAVGSMHGSMAIEAFSIVPVLLGATGFLFGKEGRKALLFPVIFLLFLVPPPLAFTDMLTAPLKMLVANASATLLKVAGYMVTKNGAVIIVNDYSIVVGDPCSGLRSLVALMAVGALYAQMQAGSALKKGALFLSVIPISIVANIVRLILLCLISVYLGEAAAEGFLHGFSGFLLFAVSVVCLVLTDAAMEWRPAHDRKK, from the coding sequence ATGCAGCTCAAACAATCCGAAGCAGTACAGAAAGGGCTCGCCACCATCGGGCAGCTGCGGGAAATCCCCCTTCTTACCGGGGTGACGTACGCGGCGATCATCGCCCTTTTTATCCCCACCTTCTACAAGCTCTTCTCCTTCGGGTGGGACAACGCCGACTACAGCCACGGCCCCCTCATTCTCGGCGCGTTCTTCTGGCTCCTGTGGCAAAGGCGCGATGCCCTGAAGTTCAGGGGGAGCGATGAGATGAACATCTTTTCCTTCTTCACCCTCCTGGTCGGGCTCGCCTGCTACGCCGTCGGTTCCATGCACGGCTCCATGGCGATAGAAGCGTTTTCCATCGTCCCGGTCCTTCTGGGCGCGACAGGTTTTCTCTTCGGAAAGGAAGGGCGCAAGGCGCTCCTCTTCCCGGTCATCTTCCTCCTCTTCCTGGTCCCGCCCCCCCTCGCCTTCACCGACATGCTGACCGCCCCGCTGAAGATGCTGGTGGCGAACGCGTCGGCGACGCTCCTGAAGGTGGCGGGGTACATGGTGACCAAAAACGGCGCGGTGATCATCGTCAACGACTACTCCATCGTGGTGGGGGACCCGTGCAGCGGGCTCCGTTCCCTCGTGGCCCTCATGGCGGTGGGCGCACTCTACGCGCAGATGCAGGCGGGAAGCGCGCTGAAAAAGGGGGCACTCTTCCTCTCGGTGATCCCGATCTCCATCGTCGCCAACATCGTGAGGCTGATTCTTCTGTGCCTCATCAGCGTCTACCTCGGAGAGGCGGCGGCAGAAGGGTTCCTGCACGGCTTCTCGGGATTTCTCCTCTTTGCGGTCTCCGTTGTCTGCCTCGTGCTGACCGACGCCGCCATGGAGTGGAGGCCGGCACATGACCGTAAAAAGTAA
- a CDS encoding sugar phosphate nucleotidyltransferase yields the protein MKVILPVAGKGTRLRPHTHTKAKSLVQVAGKTVLEHIVSRLLPLGVDEFIFITDENGGQITEFMDRKFPDLHCRYIVQKDRKGPAHAVSLAKPRIKAGDDLLIVFNDTIFVADLTQIPRLCSECDGLIYSKEVEDYQRFGVNVLDEHQNIVDMVEKPDTPVSKLAQVGLYYVKDAVGFMRTIEETIEAGEMVKGEYYLPNVFMRMIRQGARLRAPQIDAWLDCGKPETLLETNRYLLTDGEQGDGETLNSVIIPPVHIEKGAIVRHSIVGPNVSIAAGSIVEQSIVMDSIINGDSEVRNMLLNGSILGDSVHLFGALRRMNIGDHSLIEMPGLT from the coding sequence ATGAAGGTAATACTGCCGGTTGCCGGAAAAGGCACCAGACTCCGCCCCCATACCCACACCAAGGCCAAATCGCTGGTCCAGGTGGCCGGGAAAACGGTGTTGGAACATATCGTAAGCCGCCTCCTCCCCCTGGGGGTGGACGAGTTCATATTCATCACCGACGAAAACGGCGGGCAGATCACGGAGTTCATGGACAGGAAGTTTCCTGACCTGCACTGCCGGTACATAGTCCAGAAGGACCGCAAGGGGCCGGCCCACGCGGTCTCCCTGGCAAAGCCCCGCATCAAGGCAGGTGACGACCTCCTGATCGTCTTCAACGACACGATCTTCGTGGCGGACCTGACCCAGATCCCCCGCCTCTGTTCCGAGTGCGACGGGCTCATCTACTCGAAGGAAGTGGAAGACTACCAGCGTTTCGGCGTGAACGTCCTCGACGAGCACCAAAACATCGTGGACATGGTGGAGAAGCCGGACACCCCGGTGTCGAAGCTCGCGCAGGTCGGCCTGTACTACGTGAAGGACGCGGTGGGCTTCATGCGCACCATCGAGGAGACGATCGAGGCGGGCGAGATGGTGAAAGGTGAGTACTACCTCCCGAACGTCTTCATGCGCATGATCCGCCAGGGCGCACGGCTGCGGGCTCCGCAGATCGACGCCTGGCTCGACTGTGGCAAGCCTGAGACCCTCCTCGAGACGAACCGCTATCTCCTGACGGACGGGGAACAGGGGGACGGCGAGACGCTGAACTCCGTCATCATCCCGCCGGTGCACATCGAGAAGGGCGCCATCGTGCGCCACAGCATCGTGGGGCCGAACGTCTCCATCGCCGCCGGGAGCATCGTGGAGCAGAGCATCGTCATGGACTCCATCATCAACGGTGACAGCGAAGTGCGCAACATGCTCCTGAACGGCTCCATCCTCGGCGACTCGGTGCACCTCTTCGGCGCGCTGCGCCGCATGAACATCGGCGATCACTCCCTCATCGAGATGCCCGGTCTGACGTAG
- a CDS encoding peptidylprolyl isomerase: protein MKKINLLIAIVALSSATFPLAGCKSADISKSSQVLARVGDKEITSVYFERQLSELPESVRELSSHGEGKKAVLEGLVNRELLYEKAVKKHLDNDTDVLRKLEDLKKELIIKTLLQNELSGKVAVDDREVENFYNSHPDEFQRREEVRISQIVVPDQAKANEMMEKLSIKREFGELAAANSIDQPTAERNGDVGWFTRGKLPAELRDTIFKLGTGEVSQPIKMGNAYEIYKVTDRRSTSYEFAKVKDVIRAQLVEEKTQKELQKLVEGLKKETTVQLNEQMLR, encoded by the coding sequence ATGAAAAAGATCAACTTACTGATAGCCATCGTGGCCCTTTCCAGCGCGACCTTCCCCCTTGCCGGGTGCAAGAGCGCCGACATCTCCAAATCGAGCCAGGTGCTTGCGCGCGTGGGCGACAAGGAGATCACCAGCGTCTATTTCGAGCGCCAGCTCTCCGAGCTCCCGGAGTCGGTCCGTGAACTCTCCTCCCACGGCGAGGGGAAGAAGGCGGTCCTGGAGGGGCTGGTAAACCGCGAGCTTCTGTACGAGAAGGCGGTCAAGAAGCACCTGGACAACGACACCGACGTCCTCAGGAAGCTGGAGGACCTGAAGAAAGAGCTCATCATCAAGACCCTCCTGCAAAACGAGCTGTCAGGGAAGGTGGCGGTCGATGACCGCGAGGTGGAGAACTTCTACAACAGCCATCCGGACGAGTTCCAGCGCCGCGAGGAAGTGCGCATCAGCCAGATCGTGGTCCCCGACCAGGCGAAGGCGAACGAGATGATGGAGAAGCTGAGCATCAAGCGCGAGTTCGGGGAGCTGGCCGCCGCCAACTCCATCGACCAGCCGACCGCGGAGCGAAACGGCGACGTCGGGTGGTTCACCAGGGGGAAGCTCCCCGCAGAGCTGCGCGACACCATCTTCAAGCTCGGCACAGGCGAGGTGAGCCAGCCGATCAAGATGGGGAACGCCTACGAGATCTACAAGGTCACCGACCGTCGCAGCACCTCCTACGAGTTTGCCAAGGTAAAGGACGTGATCAGGGCGCAGCTTGTCGAGGAGAAGACCCAGAAAGAGCTGCAAAAGCTCGTCGAGGGGCTGAAGAAAGAGACGACCGTGCAGCTGAACGAGCAGATGTTGCGGTAA
- a CDS encoding polysaccharide biosynthesis tyrosine autokinase → MHVMKVVERKSEIRGADIGNILIDAGRLTVADLNRIVALQGKEEILFGEAAVALGILSEEDVRWALSCQYSYPSVDTEDRALARELIAAHDPADPRVEALRCVRSGLMFTGAGKRIKTIAIVSADAEEGKTFVAANLAVVFAQLGLRTLLMDLNFRTPRVHSLFQMKNNTGASSLIIKRALFEKAVHKTTINALAVLPSGPKPPNPSELLSWQDSRELMATVKENFDVAIIDTPAFVKTADAMMIASLCDGTLITALKGKTKLAAMAQMKKQLEASSVRILGSVMNEMGKKK, encoded by the coding sequence ATGCACGTGATGAAAGTCGTTGAAAGGAAATCGGAAATTCGCGGCGCGGACATCGGGAACATCCTCATCGATGCCGGCCGCCTGACGGTCGCCGACCTGAACCGCATCGTGGCGCTGCAGGGGAAGGAGGAGATCCTCTTTGGCGAAGCGGCGGTGGCGCTCGGGATCCTTTCCGAGGAGGACGTGCGCTGGGCTCTCAGCTGCCAGTACTCCTACCCCTCGGTGGACACGGAAGACAGGGCGCTTGCCAGGGAGCTCATCGCGGCACACGATCCGGCGGACCCGCGGGTGGAGGCGCTGCGCTGCGTGCGCAGCGGGCTCATGTTCACCGGCGCGGGGAAGAGGATCAAGACGATCGCGATCGTGAGCGCCGACGCGGAAGAGGGAAAGACCTTCGTGGCGGCGAACCTCGCGGTGGTCTTCGCGCAGCTCGGGCTGCGCACCCTCCTCATGGATCTCAACTTCCGCACCCCGCGGGTGCACTCCCTTTTCCAGATGAAGAACAACACCGGCGCCAGCAGCCTCATCATCAAGCGGGCGCTCTTCGAGAAGGCGGTGCACAAGACGACCATAAACGCCCTGGCCGTCCTCCCCTCCGGTCCGAAGCCGCCGAACCCGTCGGAACTTTTGAGCTGGCAGGACTCACGCGAGCTCATGGCGACGGTGAAGGAGAACTTCGACGTGGCGATCATCGACACCCCGGCCTTCGTGAAGACCGCGGATGCGATGATGATCGCCTCCCTCTGCGACGGGACCCTCATCACCGCGCTGAAGGGGAAGACGAAGCTCGCCGCCATGGCGCAGATGAAGAAACAGCTGGAGGCTTCCAGCGTCCGTATCCTCGGCTCGGTGATGAACGAGATGGGGAAGAAGAAATAG